The following proteins are co-located in the Candidatus Planktophila lacus genome:
- a CDS encoding heat shock protein transcriptional repressor HspR, whose amino-acid sequence MSDKENLDNQQPDDEAGLYVISVAAELSGLHPQTLRQYDRLGLVSPNRTVGRNRRYSLRDIASLRMVQRLTGEGINHAGIKRIIELESAMANMAIEVAQLRIEVDALLKENPPKALATRKKNEVIVYEDEN is encoded by the coding sequence ATGAGCGACAAAGAAAATTTAGATAACCAACAACCTGATGACGAAGCAGGTCTATACGTCATCTCTGTTGCCGCCGAACTTTCAGGACTACATCCACAAACACTTCGCCAATACGATCGTTTAGGTTTAGTTTCACCAAACCGCACCGTTGGTCGCAACCGCCGATATTCATTGCGCGATATTGCATCTCTGCGCATGGTGCAGCGCCTAACAGGTGAAGGCATTAATCACGCCGGCATTAAACGAATCATCGAACTCGAATCTGCAATGGCCAATATGGCGATTGAGGTTGCACAACTTCGAATCGAAGTAGATGCACTTCTAAAGGAAAATCCACCTAAGGCACTTGCTACACGGAAGAAGAACGAAGTAATCGTTTACGAGGATGAGAACTAA